One Bdellovibrio bacteriovorus str. Tiberius DNA segment encodes these proteins:
- a CDS encoding heavy metal translocating P-type ATPase gives METQDNSTELQLIGMSCVNCAGKIEKTLNGLPGVTATVNFATEKAQVNLGGSPLTVENLIKTIQDLGYQAFEVNSEVDAQKIKEEAAAEYRKELRLFIISAILTAPFLVEMAVMLTGAGHEMIPRWVQWILATPVQFWIGWRFYRGSYYALKSGSANMDVLVALGTTMAYGLSAVMTAMNWHHHHVYFEASTAVITLILLGKLMESRAKGKTSEAVEGLLRLQPKRAFVERNGEVISLDISELVSGDVVVVKNGESIPVDGLVVQGTSSVDESMLTGESMPVQKGVDDRVYAATLNQDGSLRIKATGVGSKTQLAQIIKIVTTAQGSKAPIQRLADKISAVFVPIVVGISVLTFFGTWLWTGDLTLAFISSVSVLVIACPCALGLATPTAVVVGIGKGAQAGVLFRDAKALELAEKIDVLVLDKTGTITEGKPVVTEVHVTSGQDKKEVLTFAASLEAGSSHPLAHAILEEAKKEGLPLAAVESFKSVMGQGVEGRIQGRSLKLGKSAWVAPDFSLNQELLRDLESKGQTLMVLADETRVLGYIAVADRIRESSKEAIAEIQKRGVKVMMLTGDNEGTAKEISRQAGITEYKHSVKPADKANVIVTLKRKKLRVAMVGDGINDAPALAMADVSFSMSSGTDIAIETADVTLMKNDLKSVAQAIELSHLTLKKIRQNLFFAFIYNVLGIPLAALGMLNPVIAGAAMAMSSVSVVSNSLLLKRKKI, from the coding sequence ATGGAAACTCAAGATAACAGCACCGAGTTGCAACTCATTGGCATGTCCTGCGTGAATTGCGCGGGAAAAATTGAAAAGACCTTAAACGGCCTGCCGGGCGTGACTGCGACGGTGAATTTTGCGACGGAAAAAGCCCAGGTGAACCTGGGGGGAAGTCCCCTGACGGTCGAAAACCTGATCAAGACCATTCAGGATTTGGGCTATCAGGCCTTTGAGGTAAACTCTGAAGTCGACGCACAAAAGATAAAAGAAGAAGCGGCTGCTGAATACCGCAAAGAACTGCGTCTTTTTATTATCTCAGCGATTCTGACAGCTCCCTTCCTGGTTGAAATGGCCGTGATGCTGACTGGGGCGGGGCATGAAATGATTCCGCGCTGGGTCCAGTGGATTTTGGCGACTCCGGTTCAGTTCTGGATCGGGTGGAGATTCTATCGCGGGTCTTATTATGCTCTTAAATCCGGCAGCGCCAATATGGATGTGCTGGTGGCTTTGGGAACGACGATGGCTTACGGTTTAAGTGCGGTGATGACGGCCATGAACTGGCATCATCATCACGTGTATTTCGAGGCCAGTACTGCGGTCATTACTTTGATTCTGCTGGGTAAGTTGATGGAAAGCCGGGCCAAGGGCAAAACTTCCGAGGCGGTGGAAGGTCTGCTTCGCCTGCAGCCGAAAAGAGCTTTTGTAGAAAGAAACGGTGAAGTCATCTCTTTGGATATCAGTGAACTTGTGTCCGGGGATGTTGTGGTGGTGAAAAACGGTGAGTCCATTCCGGTGGATGGCCTGGTGGTGCAGGGGACTTCCAGCGTGGATGAGTCCATGCTGACCGGCGAAAGCATGCCGGTGCAAAAGGGTGTTGACGATCGCGTCTATGCTGCGACCTTAAATCAAGATGGCAGTTTGCGTATCAAGGCGACGGGGGTGGGCAGCAAAACACAGTTGGCGCAAATCATTAAAATCGTAACGACGGCTCAAGGGTCCAAAGCACCGATTCAGCGTTTGGCTGATAAAATCTCGGCGGTCTTTGTTCCAATTGTGGTCGGGATCAGTGTTTTGACTTTCTTCGGCACGTGGCTGTGGACAGGGGATTTGACTCTGGCTTTCATCTCATCAGTGTCGGTGCTGGTCATTGCTTGTCCGTGTGCTTTGGGGCTGGCAACGCCCACCGCGGTGGTTGTGGGGATTGGCAAGGGAGCGCAAGCAGGAGTTTTATTCCGGGATGCCAAGGCTTTGGAGCTTGCTGAAAAAATTGATGTTCTGGTTTTGGATAAAACCGGCACCATCACCGAAGGAAAGCCCGTGGTAACTGAAGTTCATGTGACCTCGGGCCAGGATAAGAAAGAGGTTCTGACGTTTGCGGCAAGTCTTGAGGCAGGCTCTTCCCATCCGTTGGCGCATGCAATTTTGGAAGAAGCCAAAAAAGAAGGTTTGCCTTTGGCTGCGGTTGAAAGTTTCAAGAGTGTGATGGGGCAAGGGGTGGAAGGTCGTATTCAGGGCCGCTCACTGAAGCTGGGTAAAAGCGCCTGGGTGGCTCCGGATTTTTCTTTGAATCAGGAACTGTTGAGGGACCTTGAATCCAAAGGTCAGACACTGATGGTGCTGGCTGATGAGACTCGCGTGCTGGGTTATATTGCGGTGGCCGATCGTATTCGTGAAAGCTCCAAAGAAGCCATTGCCGAAATTCAAAAGCGCGGCGTGAAAGTAATGATGCTGACCGGGGATAACGAAGGCACGGCCAAAGAGATATCCCGTCAGGCTGGAATCACAGAATACAAACACAGTGTGAAGCCAGCGGATAAAGCCAATGTCATCGTCACCTTGAAGCGCAAAAAACTGCGTGTGGCGATGGTGGGTGACGGTATCAACGATGCCCCGGCATTGGCGATGGCGGATGTCAGTTTCTCAATGTCCTCGGGAACAGATATCGCCATTGAAACGGCGGATGTGACCTTGATGAAAAATGATCTGAAGTCCGTGGCCCAGGCCATTGAACTGTCGCATCTGACGCTGAAAAAAATCCGCCAGAATCTGTTCTTTGCATTCATCTATAACGTCCTGGGAATTCCGCTGGCAGCACTGGGAATGCTAAACCCTGTCATTGCGGGTGCCGCCATGGCGATGAGTTCAGTTTCAGTCGTCAGCAACTCGCTGCTATTGAAAAGAAAGAAAATCTAA
- a CDS encoding (deoxy)nucleoside triphosphate pyrophosphohydrolase, which produces MTKQPVLVVAAVIQRQEDPEGRILVVRRGPEQSGAGFWEFPGGKVEAGEAPEQALVREITEELALNIRVHDLIGEEDFAYPSKTIRLRVYWASVKGGEELVLTEHDDFKWQRPEEIDVMSLSAADRPFVAKIQNSYGKR; this is translated from the coding sequence ATGACCAAGCAGCCGGTGTTAGTCGTCGCCGCCGTGATTCAAAGACAGGAAGACCCCGAGGGGCGCATTCTTGTGGTTCGTCGTGGCCCCGAACAGTCCGGAGCGGGTTTTTGGGAGTTCCCGGGCGGGAAGGTGGAAGCCGGAGAGGCCCCTGAGCAGGCCTTGGTGCGCGAAATCACCGAGGAGCTGGCTCTGAATATCCGGGTTCACGACCTGATTGGCGAAGAGGACTTTGCCTATCCGTCCAAGACCATCCGTTTAAGGGTGTATTGGGCGTCGGTGAAGGGTGGGGAGGAGCTGGTTCTGACCGAGCACGATGACTTCAAGTGGCAGCGGCCCGAAGAAATCGATGTGATGTCCTTGTCGGCGGCGGATCGTCCGTTTGTGGCGAAAATTCAGAATAGTTACGGCAAAAGGTAA
- a CDS encoding COX15/CtaA family protein: MKRSQYKQFAFGLLVYTLLVILWGAWVRISHSGDGCGDTWPLCHGQLIPEAERGKTWVEYGHRLMSGIYGLVVIYFWWVARKLYPQGHYARKAAVATLIFTISEALLGAKLVLFGLVTTNDTPYRAFIMALHQINSFLLTGSVALTYAAALITEDLRVPTTQDRRYRLMPWVIVIIGITGAWASLSNSLFPTDNLFQGLLDDFSSESHFLVRLRGFHPVLALLGGGSLALFFWLKAQTTESLLVQKRSVQMSLLLIAGILFGIATLLLHAPVWMKIVHLALAHTIWVVLLQWVFFIRSNKLT, translated from the coding sequence ATGAAACGCTCTCAATACAAGCAATTTGCATTTGGCCTGCTCGTTTACACCCTTCTCGTCATCCTTTGGGGTGCGTGGGTGAGAATTTCTCACTCTGGCGATGGCTGCGGCGACACTTGGCCTCTTTGCCACGGACAGCTGATTCCCGAAGCCGAACGCGGAAAAACCTGGGTTGAATACGGCCATCGCCTGATGTCGGGAATCTACGGCCTGGTGGTGATTTACTTCTGGTGGGTGGCGCGCAAGCTTTATCCTCAAGGACACTATGCACGCAAAGCCGCTGTGGCGACTTTGATCTTCACCATCTCTGAAGCTCTGCTGGGAGCAAAGCTGGTTCTGTTCGGACTCGTAACCACGAACGACACACCTTATCGCGCTTTCATCATGGCTTTGCACCAGATCAATTCCTTCCTGCTGACCGGATCTGTGGCACTGACCTATGCGGCAGCCCTGATAACTGAAGACCTGCGAGTTCCGACAACTCAAGACCGTCGTTATCGCCTGATGCCCTGGGTGATCGTGATCATCGGTATCACCGGAGCGTGGGCCTCGCTTTCCAATTCACTGTTCCCGACGGACAATCTGTTCCAAGGGTTGCTGGATGATTTCTCCAGCGAGTCCCACTTCCTGGTTCGCCTTCGCGGCTTCCACCCCGTGCTGGCTCTGCTGGGCGGCGGCAGTCTTGCGCTGTTCTTCTGGCTGAAGGCTCAGACAACGGAATCCCTGCTGGTGCAAAAACGCTCCGTGCAAATGAGTCTGCTTTTGATTGCGGGTATTTTGTTCGGAATCGCAACGCTGCTTTTGCATGCGCCGGTGTGGATGAAAATCGTGCACTTGGCTTTGGCTCACACGATCTGGGTGGTGTTGCTGCAGTGGGTGTTCTTCATCCGCAGCAATAAACTTACGTAG
- a CDS encoding metal-sensitive transcriptional regulator encodes MKKDSGQHPDHSGHLKRLNRVRGQLDGIQNMIEERRYCPDIVFQIRAAAKALQAMENEIMKTHVHGCVKTAIKSKDEKEISKKIDEIMNLVSK; translated from the coding sequence ATGAAAAAAGATTCCGGTCAGCATCCCGACCACAGTGGTCATTTAAAGCGTCTAAACCGTGTCCGCGGCCAATTGGATGGCATTCAGAATATGATCGAGGAACGCCGTTATTGTCCGGACATTGTTTTTCAGATCCGTGCCGCTGCCAAGGCCCTGCAGGCGATGGAAAATGAAATCATGAAAACCCATGTCCATGGTTGCGTGAAAACGGCGATCAAATCCAAAGATGAAAAAGAAATCTCCAAAAAAATCGACGAGATCATGAATCTGGTCAGTAAGTAG
- a CDS encoding LON peptidase substrate-binding domain-containing protein: MEVFLFPLVNVTLFPRTTKPLNIFEPRYLSMIKEAVETQTPIAVGFIEDPSKVTPVRPGENVPFVREVAGYGYAQIIEERLNGTLLVFIQGQGKLRLGKVLDRGTPYMVCEGQIIPEKTVLEPSLRLELNSLHKILTRWIQTHIPDPAQRDIFMRNLTHPEEIVGSFASYLVRDYDLQQMVLEYDDINEKVHFLHRLMESNELTT, from the coding sequence ATGGAAGTCTTTCTTTTTCCTCTAGTTAATGTGACCTTGTTCCCAAGGACCACCAAGCCTCTGAATATTTTTGAGCCTCGCTATCTTTCCATGATCAAGGAAGCCGTGGAAACCCAGACCCCGATTGCCGTGGGGTTTATTGAGGATCCTTCCAAGGTCACTCCAGTGCGTCCAGGGGAAAACGTTCCCTTTGTGCGTGAGGTGGCTGGATACGGGTATGCTCAGATTATTGAAGAGCGCCTGAACGGCACTCTTTTGGTCTTTATTCAGGGGCAGGGCAAGTTACGTCTGGGCAAGGTCCTTGATCGAGGAACTCCATACATGGTTTGCGAAGGGCAGATCATCCCCGAGAAAACCGTGCTTGAACCCAGCCTAAGGTTGGAGCTGAATTCCCTGCATAAGATTCTGACCCGTTGGATACAGACGCATATTCCGGATCCGGCTCAGAGGGATATCTTCATGAGAAATCTCACCCACCCTGAAGAGATCGTGGGCAGTTTTGCATCCTATCTGGTGCGCGATTACGATTTGCAGCAGATGGTTTTGGAATACGACGACATCAACGAGAAGGTGCATTTCCTGCACCGTCTGATGGAGTCGAACGAACTGACTACGTAA
- a CDS encoding efflux RND transporter permease subunit: protein MLDRIIKYSLTHRLIVIAVAALMVAYGGWALVHLPVDVFPDLNRPTVNIMTEAHGLAPEEVETLVTFPLETALNGLPGVERVRSSSGIGLSVIYVEFGWDTDIYRNRQLVQEKIALAKERLPKDISPTLGPISSIMGEIQFVGLSSPDHKVSGMDLRTLADWTLRPRLMSIPGVSQVISIGGGARQFQILISAEKLQKLQLTMDEVEHNLSDVSQNSTGGFIDLNGQEFLIRNIGAVKEKSEIMNSVVGMHLGRPVLVKEIAEVVEGPQTKRGDGSINGKPGVILSIQKQPGANTLELTEKIDEALKQFATTLPEGVELQPNLFKQALFIETAIDNVKMALRDGVFLVLIVLFLFLMNLRTTAITMTAIPLSFVLTAIVFKFFGLSVNTMTLGGLAIAIGELVDDAIVDVENVYRRLRENKLLAKPRNSLLVIYEASSEVRNSIVIATLIVVLVFVPLFSMSGIEGRLFVPLGISYIVSLLASMVVSLTVTPALCSYFLSKGELLEHKDSALVRWLKKHQERLLNKTLDNPKPVLWFSGLLFAGSIGLSLIVGRDFLPHFNEGSAMITVIAPPGISLPESNKIGTQAELIILKTPEVLTVSRRTGRAELDEHAEGVNTSEIEVDFKDEGRPRAVVLEEIRKGLEVIPDVGVNVGQPISHRLDHLLSGVRAQIAIKVFGPELPTLRAKGAEIYQAIKDVPGLVDLQVEQQVLIPQVKIHLLRDEAARYGITVGDLAQLLEKALQGEVVGQILEGHKTIDVFMRFDDKSRTDLELIKRTPVKIMPDGSRITVENVADVYESTGPNIIQRENAQRRIVVQANSTDRSLDEIITDIKKNIESRVSMPAGYYVVYGGQFESQQQASDMMIVLGLISILTIFLILFANFKSTFISLQIMLNIPMAFIGGIIAIWITGGTLSVASLVAFVTLCGIASRNGIMMISHYLHLMKHEGESFTKHMVVRGSLERLVPVLMTALTAILGLLPLALAPGAPGREILHPVAIVIVGGLLSSTLLDMYLTPAIFYRYGKKSAEKHIEEKDKEGVLS, encoded by the coding sequence ATGCTTGATAGAATTATTAAATACTCTCTGACTCATCGTCTCATTGTGATTGCTGTTGCTGCTTTAATGGTGGCCTATGGAGGCTGGGCCCTGGTTCATTTGCCAGTGGACGTCTTTCCAGATCTAAACCGTCCGACGGTCAATATTATGACCGAGGCCCATGGCCTGGCACCGGAAGAGGTTGAAACCCTGGTGACCTTCCCGCTGGAAACAGCCTTGAATGGCTTGCCGGGTGTCGAGCGCGTGCGCTCATCCTCCGGTATCGGTCTTAGTGTCATCTATGTCGAGTTTGGCTGGGACACCGATATCTATAGAAACCGCCAGCTGGTGCAGGAAAAAATCGCCCTCGCCAAAGAAAGACTCCCGAAAGACATCTCCCCGACCCTGGGACCGATTTCATCCATCATGGGCGAAATCCAATTTGTGGGTTTAAGTTCGCCGGACCACAAAGTCTCTGGAATGGACCTGCGCACTCTGGCTGACTGGACACTGCGCCCCCGCCTGATGAGCATTCCCGGCGTTTCCCAGGTGATTTCAATCGGTGGTGGGGCTCGTCAGTTCCAGATTCTGATTTCCGCTGAAAAACTGCAAAAGCTGCAACTGACCATGGACGAAGTCGAACACAACCTATCGGATGTGTCGCAAAACTCCACCGGTGGTTTCATCGACCTTAATGGTCAGGAATTCCTGATCCGCAATATCGGCGCAGTAAAAGAAAAATCCGAGATCATGAATTCGGTTGTCGGCATGCACCTGGGCCGTCCCGTTCTGGTGAAAGAAATCGCCGAAGTCGTCGAAGGCCCGCAAACCAAGCGCGGTGACGGCAGCATCAACGGAAAACCGGGCGTGATCCTGAGCATTCAGAAACAGCCGGGCGCCAACACCCTGGAGCTGACTGAAAAAATTGACGAAGCCTTAAAGCAGTTTGCCACCACTTTGCCTGAGGGCGTAGAGCTGCAACCCAACCTGTTCAAACAGGCCCTGTTCATTGAAACCGCCATTGATAATGTCAAGATGGCCCTGCGCGATGGGGTCTTCCTGGTGCTTATCGTGTTATTCCTGTTCCTGATGAACCTCCGCACCACCGCAATCACCATGACGGCGATTCCGCTGTCCTTTGTTCTGACGGCCATCGTGTTTAAGTTCTTTGGCCTTTCCGTAAACACCATGACCTTAGGGGGCTTGGCGATTGCCATCGGGGAACTGGTGGATGACGCGATTGTTGACGTGGAAAACGTCTATCGCCGTCTGCGCGAAAACAAGCTGCTGGCCAAACCCCGCAATTCACTGCTGGTGATTTACGAAGCCTCTTCCGAGGTTCGTAACTCCATCGTGATCGCAACTTTGATCGTGGTGCTGGTCTTTGTGCCTCTGTTTAGCATGTCTGGTATCGAAGGCCGCCTGTTCGTTCCACTGGGGATCTCTTATATTGTGTCCCTGCTGGCCTCGATGGTGGTTTCTTTGACCGTGACTCCAGCCCTGTGTTCTTACTTCCTGTCCAAGGGTGAACTGCTGGAACATAAAGACAGCGCCCTTGTGCGATGGCTTAAGAAACATCAGGAACGTTTATTAAATAAAACTCTCGACAATCCAAAACCGGTATTATGGTTTTCAGGTCTGCTGTTTGCGGGTTCCATCGGTTTATCCCTGATTGTCGGCCGGGACTTCCTGCCACATTTCAATGAAGGATCGGCGATGATCACGGTCATTGCCCCGCCGGGAATCTCGTTACCCGAATCCAATAAAATCGGAACCCAAGCCGAACTGATCATCCTGAAAACACCGGAAGTTCTGACGGTGTCACGCCGCACGGGCCGTGCTGAGCTGGATGAACACGCCGAAGGCGTAAACACCTCTGAAATCGAAGTCGACTTTAAAGACGAAGGCCGCCCACGCGCCGTGGTGTTGGAAGAAATCCGCAAAGGACTTGAAGTCATTCCGGATGTCGGCGTGAATGTGGGTCAACCTATTTCCCACCGACTGGATCACCTGCTGTCGGGTGTGCGCGCCCAGATCGCCATCAAGGTGTTTGGCCCGGAACTTCCCACTTTGCGTGCCAAAGGGGCTGAGATCTATCAAGCTATCAAAGATGTTCCGGGACTGGTGGATCTTCAGGTCGAACAACAGGTTCTGATCCCTCAGGTGAAAATTCATCTTTTGCGTGACGAAGCCGCCCGCTACGGAATCACAGTTGGTGATCTGGCGCAGCTTTTGGAAAAAGCTCTGCAAGGCGAAGTCGTGGGTCAGATTCTGGAAGGCCACAAAACCATTGATGTCTTCATGCGTTTTGATGACAAGTCCCGAACGGATCTGGAGCTGATCAAACGCACTCCGGTGAAAATCATGCCTGACGGCAGTCGCATCACGGTAGAAAATGTGGCCGACGTATATGAATCCACCGGCCCGAACATCATCCAGCGTGAAAATGCACAAAGACGCATCGTAGTTCAGGCCAACTCGACCGATCGCTCTTTGGATGAAATCATTACCGACATCAAAAAGAACATTGAATCCAGGGTTTCAATGCCTGCGGGTTACTATGTGGTCTATGGCGGCCAGTTTGAAAGCCAGCAACAGGCTTCGGACATGATGATTGTTCTGGGGTTGATTTCCATTCTGACAATCTTCCTGATCCTGTTTGCAAACTTCAAGTCGACGTTTATTTCCCTGCAGATCATGCTGAACATCCCGATGGCCTTTATCGGTGGTATTATTGCAATCTGGATCACGGGTGGCACACTCAGCGTGGCCAGCCTTGTGGCATTCGTGACTTTGTGCGGGATTGCTTCCCGTAACGGGATCATGATGATTTCCCACTATCTGCATCTGATGAAACACGAAGGCGAAAGCTTCACCAAACACATGGTGGTTCGTGGATCGCTGGAGCGTCTGGTGCCGGTACTGATGACTGCACTGACAGCCATTTTGGGATTGCTGCCTCTGGCCCTGGCTCCTGGAGCCCCGGGACGCGAGATCCTGCATCCTGTGGCTATTGTCATCGTGGGTGGATTGCTCAGCAGCACGCTGCTTGATATGTATCTGACACCGGCGATTTTCTATCGCTACGGCAAGAAGTCAGCTGAAAAACACATTGAAGAAAAAGATAAAGAAGGAGTCCTTTCGTGA
- a CDS encoding DMT family protein, with protein sequence MMNNALAPIGLLIISNIFMTFAWYGHLKSLKSSALWLVILISWGVAFFEYVFQVPANRLGSDHYSLPQLKIIQEVITMVVFAGFSVLYMKQSLKLDFLWAGLCLVGAVYFIFRTP encoded by the coding sequence ATGATGAATAATGCCCTGGCCCCGATCGGCCTGTTGATCATCTCTAACATCTTTATGACATTTGCATGGTACGGGCATTTGAAGTCGTTGAAATCATCGGCTTTGTGGCTGGTGATTCTGATCAGCTGGGGCGTGGCCTTTTTCGAGTACGTGTTTCAGGTTCCGGCCAACCGCCTTGGGTCCGACCACTATTCTTTGCCGCAGCTTAAGATCATCCAGGAAGTCATCACCATGGTGGTCTTTGCGGGCTTTTCGGTTCTCTATATGAAACAGTCCCTGAAGCTGGACTTCCTCTGGGCGGGTTTATGCCTTGTTGGGGCGGTTTATTTCATTTTCCGCACCCCATAG
- a CDS encoding thiol-disulfide oxidoreductase DCC family protein — translation MRNVVFFDGVCHLCNGFVDAVISKDKNHTYLFAPLQGTTAEEVLSAQDRTNLDTVIYFESGKLYYRSAAILKILTGLGGAYKLFSLAWIIPGPLRDVFYKLIAKNRYSWFGEREFCRLPTPAERAYLLP, via the coding sequence ATGCGAAATGTGGTCTTTTTTGATGGCGTCTGCCACCTTTGCAATGGTTTTGTCGATGCGGTGATCAGCAAGGACAAGAATCACACTTATCTCTTTGCACCTCTGCAAGGAACAACCGCCGAAGAGGTTCTGAGTGCTCAGGACCGGACCAATCTTGATACAGTGATTTACTTTGAGTCAGGCAAACTTTATTACCGATCCGCTGCTATTTTAAAGATCCTCACCGGCCTGGGCGGAGCCTACAAACTGTTCAGCCTGGCCTGGATCATCCCCGGCCCTTTGCGTGATGTGTTTTACAAACTGATCGCAAAAAACCGCTACTCGTGGTTTGGTGAACGTGAGTTTTGTCGCCTTCCCACGCCCGCTGAGCGCGCTTACCTTTTGCCGTAA
- a CDS encoding Na/Pi cotransporter family protein, with amino-acid sequence MIDSGNSYFILLVSGVALFLYGMSMASSSLEKLMAGKITGLLNHLSQSKFLAILTGVVLTTLMQSSGAVTSMLVGLGSARVVNLRQVMGVIIGTAIGTTLTVQLISLDLTQYALPVFTIAFAFYFKAKKTVFKNLSLVFMGFGLLFFGMKLISISSHHFAENPMLTEVFQSLRDNPGYSLLISVVFCAFVQSSAVTIGLAMSLATVKAITFYDAMLWVYGANIGTTSVALIAAAGGNYIGRQVAWAHFFYKTLSVVIFYPFTQIFIDFLMTFDTTQTRSIANAHLIFNVLSSIIFFPFINKGAELIEKMFPKAASEEFGTEFVNMNNYQSSALAISYANREIMRTADIVLGMIKDSIRLFETNDPKDFDSIKDRDNKVDFLYRETKMFLLDHANKSTTVVHQNVMNMIMFLSDVERAADAIDINILALAIKKNALKLEFSDEGWAEIRQMHEQVVKVASMAINAYQNKELAEAAIQLKRDLAKTEISLRENHISRLNRGLNTSINTSSIHLDLLSEYRRIASLLCNHAYNQRSQS; translated from the coding sequence ATGATCGACTCGGGCAACTCGTACTTTATTCTCCTCGTCAGCGGGGTGGCACTCTTCCTTTATGGAATGAGCATGGCCTCCAGCTCGCTGGAGAAACTGATGGCCGGAAAAATCACCGGCCTTTTAAATCATCTTTCGCAAAGTAAATTTCTGGCCATCCTGACCGGGGTGGTTCTAACGACCCTGATGCAAAGCTCAGGTGCGGTGACATCCATGCTGGTGGGCCTGGGCTCAGCCCGCGTGGTCAACCTGCGCCAGGTGATGGGTGTGATTATCGGTACCGCCATCGGCACCACGCTGACAGTTCAGCTGATCTCTTTGGATCTGACCCAGTATGCACTGCCGGTGTTCACGATCGCCTTTGCTTTCTATTTCAAGGCCAAGAAAACAGTCTTCAAAAATCTGTCCCTGGTCTTTATGGGCTTCGGCCTTTTGTTTTTCGGGATGAAGCTGATCTCGATTTCCTCCCACCACTTTGCTGAAAATCCAATGCTGACTGAGGTTTTCCAAAGTCTGCGTGACAATCCTGGATATTCACTGCTGATTTCCGTCGTGTTCTGCGCCTTCGTGCAAAGCTCGGCTGTGACGATTGGTCTGGCGATGAGTTTGGCAACCGTCAAGGCAATCACCTTCTACGATGCGATGCTGTGGGTGTATGGTGCCAATATCGGAACGACGTCTGTAGCATTGATTGCAGCAGCGGGCGGAAACTATATCGGCCGTCAGGTGGCCTGGGCGCACTTCTTCTATAAAACTTTAAGTGTCGTGATCTTCTATCCGTTCACGCAGATCTTTATCGACTTCCTGATGACGTTCGACACCACTCAGACACGCTCAATCGCCAACGCGCACTTGATCTTTAACGTGCTGTCTTCAATCATTTTCTTCCCATTCATCAACAAGGGTGCCGAACTGATTGAAAAAATGTTCCCGAAAGCGGCGTCTGAAGAATTCGGAACCGAGTTCGTGAATATGAACAACTATCAAAGCTCGGCCCTGGCGATTTCCTATGCCAATCGCGAAATCATGCGCACGGCGGACATTGTTCTGGGCATGATCAAGGACTCCATTCGTCTGTTTGAAACGAATGACCCCAAGGACTTTGACTCCATCAAAGACCGCGATAACAAGGTCGACTTCCTGTATCGTGAAACCAAGATGTTCCTTCTGGATCACGCCAATAAATCCACCACAGTGGTGCACCAAAACGTCATGAACATGATCATGTTCCTTAGTGATGTCGAGCGTGCGGCTGACGCCATCGACATCAATATCCTGGCTTTGGCGATCAAAAAGAACGCCCTGAAGCTTGAGTTCTCTGACGAGGGCTGGGCCGAGATTCGCCAAATGCACGAACAAGTCGTGAAAGTGGCGTCCATGGCCATCAATGCTTATCAGAACAAGGAGCTGGCCGAAGCCGCAATTCAGCTGAAGCGTGATCTGGCCAAAACCGAGATCTCTTTGCGTGAAAACCATATCAGCCGTCTGAATCGCGGACTGAATACGTCGATCAACACAAGCTCCATCCATTTGGATCTGCTGAGTGAATACCGTCGTATCGCAAGTCTTCTGTGCAACCATGCTTACAATCAAAGGTCTCAATCATGA